From Anopheles darlingi chromosome 2, idAnoDarlMG_H_01, whole genome shotgun sequence, the proteins below share one genomic window:
- the LOC125947998 gene encoding protein D3-like, whose amino-acid sequence MLPLLQSVLVFVVSILCISFVSRASDILNDAHVYRSFASYEVVPDVIDEAPDCWARVSFKSGRQAEGGNRLTPTQIRNPPVVAWNANERALYSLIMTDPDVPSRDDPRFREFIHWAVGNIPGNDIDRGETLVEYLGAITPRGTGLHRFVVLVFEHLQKLDFAGEPRISNQCGTVRRYFSTRNFTRKYDLTNLYAGNFFQTHYDDYVPTLQAQLRECEDESSLNELNGPRNGTVFGGS is encoded by the exons atgctgccgctgctgcagtcAGTGCTAGTGTTCGTTGTGTCAATCCTGTGCATTTCTTTCGTATCCCGGGCATCCGATATCCTGAACGATGCACACGTGTACCGCTCGTTCGCCTCGTACGAGGTTGTACCGGATGTGATCGATGAAGCACCAGATTGTTGGGCACGGGTATCGTTCAAAAGTGGTCGACAGGCGGAGGGAGGTAATCGCCTAACACCAACCCAAATCCGTAATCCACCGGTTGTGGCATGGAACGCTAACGAACGTGCGCTCTACTCGCTCATCATGACGGATCCGGACGTACCGTCGCGGGATGATCCACGGTTCCGCGAGTTCATACACTGGGCCGTCGGTAACATCCCCGGGAATGATATCGATCGAGGTGAAACGTTGGTCGAGTATCTGGGCGCAATCACACCGCGCGGAACCGGACTGCATCggttcgtggtgctggtgtttgaGCATCTGCAGAAGCTGGACTTTGCCGGAGAGCCTCGGATATCGAACCAGTGCGGAACGGTGCGACGTTACTTCTCGACGCGCAACTTTACGCGCAAGTACGATCTGACCAACCTGTACGCGGGCAACTTCTTCCAGACGCACTACGATGACTACGTGCCAACGTTGCAGGCACAGCTGCGCGAATGTGAGGACGAAA GTTCGCTGAACGAACTGAACGGACCGCGCAACGGGACCGTGTTCGGAGGATCGTAG
- the LOC125947997 gene encoding protein D3-like — MVRSQPVSVSLWPRLCLVVLVLVDCAWAVDSDVTKTATSLIMTDVQQVFTEHELIPDVLDVAPKELAKITYPSGVSVEAGKELRPTQVKDQPKVEWTADPNAFYTLFMVDPDAPNRKEPKFREIGHWLVGNIPGTRIEEGDHMYGFVGSGPPNGSGLHRYVFLVYEQPTGRIDYSQAPRVSNRSRNHRLNYKHREFVKQYGLGTLVAGNFYQAQYDDYVPTLHAQLSSGTE; from the exons ATGGTACGCTCTCAGCCAGTCTCAGTTTCGTTGTGGCCGCGGCTGTGCTTGGTggtactggtactggtggATTGCGCTTGGGCTGTTGACAGTGACGTAACGAAGACCGCGACCAGCCTCATCATGACTGATGTGCAACAGGTTTTCACCGAACATGAGTTGATTCCCGATGTGCTCGACGTTGCCCCGAAGGAGCTGGCTAAG ATAACGTATCCGAGCGGTGTAAGCGTCGAGGCGGGCAAGGAGCTTCGACCAACGCAGGTTAAAGATCAACCGAAAGTGGAATGGACCGCCGATCCGAACGCATTCTACACACTCTTCATGGTCGATCCCGATGCACCGAACCGTAAGGAACCGAAATTCCGTGAAATCGGCCACTGGCTGGTGGGTAACATTCCCGGTACCCGGATCGAAGAAGGAGACCATATGTACGGGTTCGTCGGTTCTGGTCCACCGAACGGTTCCGGGCTGCATCGTTACGTGTTCCTGGTGTACGAGCAGCCCACGGGCCGCATCGATTACTCGCAGGCCCCTCGAGTGTCGAACCGTAGTCGCAACCATCGTTTGAACTACAAGCATCGCGAGTTTGTCAAGCAGTATGGTCTCGGAACGCTGGTAGCTGGCAATTTCTATCAGGCCCAGTACGACGATTACGTTCCGACGCTTCACGCGCAGCTCTCATCCGGTACGGAGTAG